The following coding sequences are from one Methanomicrobia archaeon window:
- the dnaK gene encoding molecular chaperone DnaK has translation MVRIIGIDLGTTNSEAAFVDESGDAKIIPSAEGSAYGGKMFPSVVAFTKDGQRLVGVAAKRQAVVNPEGTVREAKRKMGTSEKIPVKSINREFTPQEISAMVLQKIKTDTEAYLGEKVDAAVITVPAYFDDNQRQATKDAGEIAGFTVERIINEPTAAAMAYGLGKADEYKVAVLDFGGGTFDVTIMDIGEGVFEVLSTNGDTQLGGTDMDAAVINWLVERFKGKEGIDLRNDLTAMQRLRDEAERAKIELSSSVSTSINLPFIAVSNGEPKHFEETLTRAKLEELAEPTLRRLEPPIRSALKDAKLSPGDIDKIILIGGPTRMPIVRERFERILGKKAEGGVDPMQSVALGAAIQAGILGGQVKEEIVLLDVTPLTLSVETLGGVATPLIERNTTIPTKRSQIFSTAADSQTSVEIHITQGERPMAVDNTSLGRFHLDGIPPAPRGIPQIEVTFDINANGILNVTAKDLGTGKEASIRITASTKLPKDEIDQMVKEAERYSEEDTKRKEEIELRNQADSLVYTSEKTIEELGDKIAQDQRDKVERAKDALKESLKGTDMAKIKSDTDELTKALHEVSAVVYQEAAKQAAEAEAAAGKTAAEAGTGEKKEEGDYVDVDYDVKDEEK, from the coding sequence ATGGTAAGGATAATTGGCATTGATCTCGGAACGACGAACTCGGAAGCGGCTTTTGTTGACGAAAGCGGCGATGCAAAGATAATACCAAGTGCAGAGGGCAGCGCATACGGCGGTAAGATGTTTCCGTCAGTGGTTGCGTTCACCAAGGATGGTCAGCGGCTGGTAGGTGTAGCAGCGAAGCGACAGGCGGTGGTTAACCCGGAAGGCACGGTAAGAGAAGCAAAACGAAAGATGGGGACCTCGGAGAAGATCCCTGTGAAGTCGATAAACAGGGAGTTCACCCCGCAAGAGATTTCCGCAATGGTGCTACAGAAGATAAAAACGGATACAGAGGCATATTTAGGCGAGAAGGTCGACGCGGCTGTTATTACCGTACCGGCGTATTTCGATGACAATCAGCGGCAGGCGACGAAGGACGCCGGCGAGATTGCGGGCTTCACGGTGGAGCGGATAATAAACGAACCAACGGCGGCGGCAATGGCCTACGGGCTTGGCAAGGCAGACGAGTACAAAGTTGCCGTGCTCGACTTTGGCGGCGGCACGTTTGATGTGACGATCATGGATATTGGCGAGGGAGTCTTTGAAGTGCTCTCCACCAATGGCGATACACAGCTGGGCGGCACCGATATGGACGCAGCCGTCATAAACTGGCTTGTCGAGCGGTTTAAAGGGAAGGAAGGGATAGATTTGAGGAACGACCTCACGGCGATGCAGCGATTACGGGATGAGGCGGAACGCGCAAAGATAGAGCTCTCATCGTCCGTATCGACCAGCATTAACCTCCCGTTTATTGCCGTCTCGAACGGTGAGCCGAAGCACTTTGAAGAGACGCTCACGCGCGCGAAATTAGAGGAATTGGCTGAACCGACCTTGAGAAGGCTGGAGCCGCCTATACGGAGCGCACTGAAAGATGCCAAGCTCTCGCCCGGCGATATCGACAAGATAATACTCATCGGCGGCCCGACACGAATGCCGATTGTGAGAGAGCGGTTCGAGCGAATACTGGGCAAGAAGGCAGAAGGCGGCGTTGACCCGATGCAGTCCGTGGCGCTCGGCGCGGCGATACAGGCTGGCATCCTCGGCGGTCAGGTGAAGGAAGAGATCGTCTTACTCGATGTCACTCCTCTTACACTCAGTGTAGAGACCTTAGGCGGTGTGGCAACGCCGCTGATCGAACGGAACACCACGATACCCACGAAAAGGTCGCAGATATTCTCCACCGCAGCGGACAGCCAAACCAGCGTGGAGATACATATCACGCAGGGTGAGCGCCCAATGGCAGTGGACAACACCTCGTTGGGACGGTTCCATTTGGATGGCATTCCACCAGCACCGCGTGGCATTCCACAGATCGAAGTGACGTTCGACATCAATGCAAACGGGATTTTGAACGTCACGGCAAAGGATTTAGGAACGGGCAAGGAAGCCTCGATCAGAATCACTGCGTCAACGAAACTGCCGAAGGATGAGATCGACCAGATGGTGAAAGAGGCGGAGCGGTACAGTGAAGAGGATACAAAGCGTAAAGAGGAGATCGAGCTCCGGAATCAGGCTGATTCGCTCGTTTACACCTCGGAGAAGACTATCGAAGAGCTGGGCGATAAGATCGCGCAAGATCAGAGGGATAAGGTAGAGCGCGCGAAGGACGCGTTGAAAGAATCGTTAAAAGGGACGGACATGGCAAAGATCAAATCGGACACGGACGAATTGACGAAAGCGCTGCATGAGGTTTCTGCGGTGGTCTACCAGGAGGCGGCGAAGCAGGCGGCAGAGGCTGAAGCTGCAGCGGGCAAGACAGCAGCAGAAGCCGGAACCGGGGAGAAGAAGGAAGAAGGCGATTACGTAGACGTGGATTATGATGTGAAGGATGAAGAGAAATAA